Proteins co-encoded in one Pan paniscus chromosome 23, NHGRI_mPanPan1-v2.0_pri, whole genome shotgun sequence genomic window:
- the SUSD2 gene encoding sushi domain-containing protein 2, which produces MKPALLPWALLLLATAPCPGPGPTADAQESCSMRCGALDGPCSCHPTCSGLGTCCLDFRDFCLEILPYSGSMMGGKDFVVRHFKMSSPTDASVICRFKDSIQTLGHVDSSGQVHCVSPLLYESGRIPFTVSLDNGHSFPRAGTWLAVHPNKVSMMEKSELVNETRWQYYGTANTSGNLSLTWHVKSLPTQTITIELWGYEETGMPYSQEWTAKWSYLYPLATHIPNSGSFTFTPKPAPPSYQRWRVGALRIIDSKNYAGQKDVQALWTNDHALAWHLSDDFREDPVAWARTQCQAWEELEDQLPNFLEELPDCPCTLTQARADSGRFFTDYGCDMEQGSVCTYHPGAVHCVRSVQASLRYGSGQQCCYTADGTQLLTADSSGGSTPDRGHDWGAPPFRTPPRVPSMSHWLYDVLSFYYCCLWAPDCPRYMQRRPSNDCRNYRPPRLASAFGDPHFVTFDGTNFTFNGRGEYVLLEAALTDLRVQARAQPGTMSNGTETRGTGLTAVAVQEGNSDVVEVRLANRTGGLEVLLNQEVLSFTEQSWMDLKGMFLSVAAGDRVSIMLASGAGLEVSVQGPFLSVSVLLPEKFLTHTHGLLGTLNNDPTDDFTLRSGRVLPPGTSPQELFLFGANWTVHNASSLLTYDSWFLVHNFLYQPKHDPTFEPLFPSETTLNPSLAQEAAKLCGDDHFCNFDVAATGSLSTGTATRVAHQLHQRRMQSLQPVVSCGWLAPPPNGQKEGNRYLAGSTIYFHCDNGYSLAGAETSTCQADGTWSSPTPKCQPGRSYAVLLGIIFGGLAVVAAVALVYVLLRRRKGNTHVWGAQP; this is translated from the exons ATGAAGCCAGCCCTCCTGCCCTGGGCCCTGCTGCTGCTGGCGACAGCCCCCTGCCCGGGCCCCGGACCCACAGCAG ATGCCCAAGAGAGCTGCTCCATGCGCTGTGGCGCCCTGGACGGGCCATGTTCCTGCCACCCGACGTGCTCTGGCCTTGGCACCTGCTGCTTGGATTTCCGGGACTTCTGCCTGGAGATATTGCCCTACTCAGGCTCCATGATGGGCGGCAAGGACTTTGTGGTGCGGCACTTCAAGATGTCCAGCCCCACAGACGCCAGTGTGATCTGCAg GTTTAAGGACAGCATCCAGACCCTCGGCCATGTGGACTCCTCCGGGCAAGTGCACTGTGTGTCACCTCTGCTCTATGAGAGCGGCCGCATCCCCTTCACTGTGTCACTGGACAACGGCCACTCCTTCCCTCGTGCAGGCACCTGGCTGGCTG TGCACCCCAACAAAGTGTCAATGATGGAGAAGAGCGAGTTGGTGAACGAGACGCGTTGGCAATACTACGGCACTGCCAACACCTCAGGCAACCTCAGCCTGACCTGGCATGTCAAGTCGCTGCCCACGCAGACCATCACCATCGAACTGTGGGGCTACGAGGAGACAG GAATGCCCTACTCACAGGAGTGGACTGCAAAGTGGTCGTACCTGTACCCCCTGGCCACACACATCCCCAACTCCGGCTCTTTCACCTTCACCCCAAAACCTGCTCCTCCCAGCTACCAGAGATGGCGAGTGGGTGCACTTCGGATCATCGACAGCAAAAATTACGCAGGGCAGAA GGACGTGCAGGCGCTCTGGACCAACGACCATGCACTGGCCTGGCACCTGAGCGATGACTTCCGAGAGGACCCTGTGGCCTGGGCACGAACTCAGTGCCAGGCCTGGGAGGAGCTGGAGGATCAGCTGCCCAACTTCCTGGAGGAGCTGCCGGACTGCCCCTGCACCCTGACCCAGGCCCGGGCTGACTCCGGCCGCTTCTTC ACGGACTACGGCTGTGACATGGAGCAGGGCAGCGTGTGCACCTACCACCCCGGGGCCGTGCACTGTGTGCGTTCTGTGCAGGCCAG CCTCCGGTACGGCTCAGGTCAGCAGTGCTGCTACACAGCGGACGGGACGCAGCTCCTGACAGCTGACTCCAGTGGCGGCAGCACTCCCGACCGCGGCCATGACTGGGGCGCACCCCCGTTCCGCACGCCACCCCGAGTGCCCAGCATGTCCCACTGGCTCTACGATGTCCTCAGCTTCTATTACTGCTGCCTCTGGGCACCCGACTGCCCCCGCTACATGCAACGGCGGCCCTCCAATGACTGCCGCAACTACCGGCCCCCGAGACTGG CCTCCGCCTTCGGAGACCCACACTTTGTGACCTTCGACGGCACCAATTTCACATTCAATGGGCGCGGAGAGTACGTGCTGCTGGAGGCAGCGCTGACCGACCTGAGGGTGCAGGCGCGGGCCCAGCCCGGGACGATGTCCAACG GCACGGAGACCCGTGGCACTGGGCTGACCGCAGTGGCCGTCCAGGAGGGCAACTCAGATGTGGTGGAAGTCAGGCTGGCCAACAGGACCGGAGGTCTGGAGGTGCTGCTGAACCAGGAGGTGCTGAGCTTCACCGAGCAGAGCTGGATGGACCTGAAAG GAATGTTCCTGTCGGTGGCTGCCGGGGACAGGGTCTCCATCATGCTGGCATCAGGGGCCGGCCTGGAGGTCAGCGTGCAGGGCCCGTTCCTGAGTGTGTCCGTCCTGCTGCCTGAGAAGTTCCTCACCCACACCCACGGCCTCCTCGGGACACTCAACAACGACCCCACCGACGACTTCACCCTGCGCAGCGGGCGCGTCCTGCCCCCGGGCACCAGTCCCCAGGAGCTGTTCCTGTTTGGGGCCAACT GGACTGTGCACAACGCGTCCTCCCTGCTCACCTACGACTCCTGGTTCCTGGTCCACAACTTCCTGTACCAACCCAAGCACGACCCCACCTTCGAGCCCCTCTTCCCCAGTGAGACCACCCTCAACCCCAGCCTGGCACAAGAGGCAGCCAAACTATGTGGGGACGATCATTTCTGCAACTTTGATGTGGCAGCCACTGGGAGCCTGAGCACGGGCACTGCCACTCGGGTGGCCCACCAGCTGCACCAGCGTCGCATGCAGAGCCTGCAGCCAG TGGTGTCCTGTGGCTGgctggccccacctcccaacgGACAAAAGGAGGGCAACAGGTACCTGGCGGGTTCCACCATCTACTTCCACTGTGACAACGGCTACAGCCTGGCCGGGGCAGAGACCAGCACCTGCCAGGCTGACGGCACCTGGTCCTCACCCACCCCGAAGTGCCAGCCAG GACGCAGCTACGCGGTGCTGTTGGGCATCATCTTTGGGGGCCTCGCGGTGGTGGCGGCGGTTGCGCTCGTCTATGTGCTGCTGCGCCGCAGGAAGGGCAACAC GCACGTCTGGGGTGCACAGCCCTGA